One Polypterus senegalus isolate Bchr_013 chromosome 10, ASM1683550v1, whole genome shotgun sequence DNA segment encodes these proteins:
- the LOC120536889 gene encoding tripartite motif-containing protein 29-like isoform X1, producing MEIYCRTDQTCICYLCAATEHKSHDTVTPDVERTERQAQLLTSFNDSKEKIQSKEKTLTKVTVTISQLKSSADKEIQEYEKTFTSLLRSIESLRSQVTEVVRDHEQREVKRAEELKKRLEKEIEELKRRNTELVELSQTDDDIHFLQKFPSVQACSESEDTANTAINVHFFLEDLRENLSNLQKCLKEVSCWKFVNISKSETSAPEVKRMRKVEEEAHSSGVPTWDWFSKKSSPVVGKDKVTIEVVGLEKTFHSGRRFFEDLIKKMNDSRIDIHQGVFDSQSSNLALLFCPIVSRIGTDIKVALKKIPNNKKVILVVMHHTLNPGHIVAESARFVEQKNVVGTVDLLFHENLGLLECQLNKQSLEKVFFFCKDHCMK from the exons ATGGAAATCTACTGCAGGACTGACCAGACGTGTATCTGCTATTTGTGTGCGGCGACTGAACACAAGAGTCACGACACGGTGACGCCTGATGTGGAGAGGACTGAGAGGCAG GCCCAGTTGCTGACCTCATTCAATGACAGTAAGGAGAAAATCCAGAGCAAAGAGAAGACCCTGACAAAGGTGACAGTGACAATATCACAGCTGAAG AGCTCTGCTGACAAAGAAATACAAGAATATGAGAAGACCTTCACTTCTCTGCTTCGGTCCATTGAGAGTCTGAGATCCCAGGTGACTGAAGTGGTCAGAGATCATGAGCAGAGGGAAGTGAAACGAGCTGAAGAGCTCAAAAAGCGACTGGAGAAGGAGATCGAGGAGCTGAAGAGAAGAAACACTGAGTTGGTAGAGCTGTCACAGACAGACGATGATATCCATTTCCTCCAG AAGTTCCCATCTGTGCAGGCCTGTTCTGAAAGTGAGGACACAGCCAACACAGCTATAAATGTACATTTCTTCCTTGAGGATCTGAGAGAGAATCTGTCAAATCTGCAGAAGTGCTTGAAGGAGGTCAGCTGCTGGAAGTTTGTAAATATCAGCAAGAGTG AGACTTCTGCTCCTGAAGTAAAGAGGATGAGGAAGGTGGAGGAAGAGGCACATTCATCTGGTGTCCCTACCTGGGACTGGTTTTCCAAAAAGTCTTCTCCAGTTGTGGGCAAAGATAAAG TTACTATTGAAGTTGTAGGTTTAGAAAAAACCTTTCATTCGGGGAGGAGGTTTTTTGAAGATCTCATCAAGAAAATGAACGATTCTAGAATTGATATTCATCAAGGAGTGTTTGACAGTCAGTCCAGCAATCTGGCTCTTCTCTTTTGTCCAATTGTTTCGAGAATTGGAACAGATATTAAAGTGGCACTGAAGAAAATTCCAA ataatAAGAAGGTCATTCTGGTTGTTATGCATCACACCCTTAACCCCGGTCATATTGTAGCAGAAAGTGCAAGATTTGTGGAACAGAAAAATGTGGTTGGCACAGTTGACCTCCTTTTCCACGAAAATCTCGGCCTACTTGAATGCCAACTCAATAAACAATCCTTAGAAAAAGTGTTCTTCTTTTGCAAGGATCACTGTATGAAATAA
- the LOC120536889 gene encoding uncharacterized protein LOC120536889 isoform X2, giving the protein MEIYCRTDQTCICYLCAATEHKSHDTVTPDVERTERQAQLLTSFNDSKEKIQSKEKTLTKVTVTISQLKSSADKEIQEYEKTFTSLLRSIESLRSQVTEVVRDHEQREVKRAEELKKRLEKEIEELKRRNTELVELSQTDDDIHFLQKFPSVQACSESEDTANTAINVHFFLEDLRENLSNLQKCLKEVSCWKFVNISKSVTIEVVGLEKTFHSGRRFFEDLIKKMNDSRIDIHQGVFDSQSSNLALLFCPIVSRIGTDIKVALKKIPNNKKVILVVMHHTLNPGHIVAESARFVEQKNVVGTVDLLFHENLGLLECQLNKQSLEKVFFFCKDHCMK; this is encoded by the exons ATGGAAATCTACTGCAGGACTGACCAGACGTGTATCTGCTATTTGTGTGCGGCGACTGAACACAAGAGTCACGACACGGTGACGCCTGATGTGGAGAGGACTGAGAGGCAG GCCCAGTTGCTGACCTCATTCAATGACAGTAAGGAGAAAATCCAGAGCAAAGAGAAGACCCTGACAAAGGTGACAGTGACAATATCACAGCTGAAG AGCTCTGCTGACAAAGAAATACAAGAATATGAGAAGACCTTCACTTCTCTGCTTCGGTCCATTGAGAGTCTGAGATCCCAGGTGACTGAAGTGGTCAGAGATCATGAGCAGAGGGAAGTGAAACGAGCTGAAGAGCTCAAAAAGCGACTGGAGAAGGAGATCGAGGAGCTGAAGAGAAGAAACACTGAGTTGGTAGAGCTGTCACAGACAGACGATGATATCCATTTCCTCCAG AAGTTCCCATCTGTGCAGGCCTGTTCTGAAAGTGAGGACACAGCCAACACAGCTATAAATGTACATTTCTTCCTTGAGGATCTGAGAGAGAATCTGTCAAATCTGCAGAAGTGCTTGAAGGAGGTCAGCTGCTGGAAGTTTGTAAATATCAGCAAGAGTG TTACTATTGAAGTTGTAGGTTTAGAAAAAACCTTTCATTCGGGGAGGAGGTTTTTTGAAGATCTCATCAAGAAAATGAACGATTCTAGAATTGATATTCATCAAGGAGTGTTTGACAGTCAGTCCAGCAATCTGGCTCTTCTCTTTTGTCCAATTGTTTCGAGAATTGGAACAGATATTAAAGTGGCACTGAAGAAAATTCCAA ataatAAGAAGGTCATTCTGGTTGTTATGCATCACACCCTTAACCCCGGTCATATTGTAGCAGAAAGTGCAAGATTTGTGGAACAGAAAAATGTGGTTGGCACAGTTGACCTCCTTTTCCACGAAAATCTCGGCCTACTTGAATGCCAACTCAATAAACAATCCTTAGAAAAAGTGTTCTTCTTTTGCAAGGATCACTGTATGAAATAA